The stretch of DNA CGGGCGAAGAAGGCCGATGCTTTTTTTAGGATCGACACATCCTCGCGCAACCGCTGGTTCTCACGCTCCAGCTGGCGGATGCGTTCCTGCTCGGCCGTCAGCGGCTTGCCGATGCCCGGCTGACCAGCCTGCTCGGCGTCGTACTGCGCCAGCCAGCGGCGCACCGCGCTGTTGACCAGGTCCAGGTCACGGCAGACCTGGCCGACGCCCAGGCCCTGGTCGCGGATCATCTGCACGACCTGCAGCTTGAAGGGGCTATCGAAAGTTCTACGGATGCGGGGTGTCATGTCTTCAGGTTCCTCAGGGGGGATGGATGATCCCCTATCGAGGTGTCCACTTCGATTGGACCAGGACATCGGGCCGAATGTCTCGCCACGACGATTCGCGGCGAGGGCGCCGCTCCCACAGTCCAGTCCGTGTGGGAGGCCCGCCCTCGGGCCGAATGTCTCGCACGAACATTTCGCGGCGGGGGCGCCGCTCCCACAGCCGAGCCCTGTGGGAGGCCCGCCTCGGGCCGAATCCTGCGCACGGCAGCGAATCGCTAGAATGCGCCACGCCCCGTTCGCCGCGCACACCATGGACAACGACCTCACCCGACTCGCCAACTGCGCCGAAGCACTGCTCGGCCGCTTGGAGAACCTGTTGCCAGCGCCCCCTGCGCCTGTCGACTGGCAGGCGACCCTGGCGGCGCGCTGGCAGGTTTTGCCCGGCAAGCGGCGCGCGCTGGTGCCGATCGCCCACCCGCAGCGCCTGGACCTGGACGACCTGCAGGGCATCGACCGCGCCAAGGCGGCGCTGGATCGCAACACGCGCCAGTTCCTGGCCGGCGCGCCGGCCAATGACGCGCTGCTGTGGGGCAGTCGCGGCACCGGCAAGTCCTCGCTGGTCAAGGCGCTGCTGACGCGCCATGCGGCCGCGGGTCTGCGCCTGATCGAGGTCGACAAGGACCACCTGATCGACCTGCCGGACATCGCCGCCGCGACCGCCGGCCTGCCCTATCGCTTCGTCGTGTTCTGCGACGACCTGTCGTTTGGCAGTGACGAGCCGGCCTACAAGGCGCTCAAGGTGGCCCTCGACGGCTCGGTCAGTGGTGGACGCGAGCACCTGCTGATCTATGCCACCTCCAACCGCCGCCACCTGTTGCCCGAATATCAGGAAGAAAACGCCCTGACGCGCCACGTCGGCGAGGAGATCCATTTCGCCGAAGCGGTGGAGGAGAAAATCGCCCTGTCCGAGCGCTTCGGCCTGTGGCTGGCCTTTCACGCCTTCGACCAGGATCGCTATCTGGGCATTGCCCAGCACTGGCTGGAGCAACTGGGCTGCCGGGCACCGATCGAACAGTGGCGCGAGGAGGCCCTGCGCTGGGCGCTGAGCCGCGGCAGCCGCAGCGGGCGCAGCGCCTACCAGTTCGCCCGCGACTACGCCGGCCGGCTGGCGTTGGAGGCCGCGCCGTGAGCGCCGGGCTACGCTTCACGAAAATGCACGGCCTGGGCAATGACTTCGTGGTCATCGACGGCGTGCGCCAGGCGGTGGCCCTGAGCACGGCGCAGATTCGCGCGCTGGCGGACCGGCATTTCGGCGTCGGTTGCGACCAGGTGCTGCTGCTGGAAGCGCCGCGGCGCGCCGAGGCCGATTTCACCTACCGCATCTTCAACGCCGACGGCGGCGAGGTGGAGCACTGCGGCAACGGCGCCCGCTGCGCGGCGCGCTTCGTGCACGAACAGGGGCTGAGCGACAAAACGACGTTGAGCTTCGACACCCTGGGCGGCCCGGTGCACCCGCGCCTGCTCGGCGACGGCCAGGTCGAGGTGGAGATGGGCGTGCCCTGCTTCGAACCGGCGCGCATCCCGTTCGAGGCGCCCGCCGAGGCGCTCGATTACCCGCTGCAGGTGGCCGACCAGACGCTGACCATCGCAGCGCTGGCCATCGGCAACCCGCACGCCGTGCTGCGCGTGCCGGACGTGGACAGCGCGCCGGTCGGCACGCTCGGGCCGCTGATCGAGGCGCACGCCAGCTTTCCGCGCCGCGTCAACGTCGGCTTCCTGCAGGTCGTCGATCGCCGCGAGGGCCGGCTGCGCGTGTACGAGCGCGGCGCCGGCGAGACGCTGGCCTGCGGCACCGGCGCCTGCGCGGCGTT from Immundisolibacter sp. encodes:
- a CDS encoding transposase; this encodes MTPRIRRTFDSPFKLQVVQMIRDQGLGVGQVCRDLDLVNSAVRRWLAQYDAEQAGQPGIGKPLTAEQERIRQLERENQRLREDVSILKKASAFFAR
- a CDS encoding ATP-binding protein is translated as MDNDLTRLANCAEALLGRLENLLPAPPAPVDWQATLAARWQVLPGKRRALVPIAHPQRLDLDDLQGIDRAKAALDRNTRQFLAGAPANDALLWGSRGTGKSSLVKALLTRHAAAGLRLIEVDKDHLIDLPDIAAATAGLPYRFVVFCDDLSFGSDEPAYKALKVALDGSVSGGREHLLIYATSNRRHLLPEYQEENALTRHVGEEIHFAEAVEEKIALSERFGLWLAFHAFDQDRYLGIAQHWLEQLGCRAPIEQWREEALRWALSRGSRSGRSAYQFARDYAGRLALEAAP
- the dapF gene encoding diaminopimelate epimerase translates to MHGLGNDFVVIDGVRQAVALSTAQIRALADRHFGVGCDQVLLLEAPRRAEADFTYRIFNADGGEVEHCGNGARCAARFVHEQGLSDKTTLSFDTLGGPVHPRLLGDGQVEVEMGVPCFEPARIPFEAPAEALDYPLQVADQTLTIAALAIGNPHAVLRVPDVDSAPVGTLGPLIEAHASFPRRVNVGFLQVVDRREGRLRVYERGAGETLACGTGACAAFVAGVRWGLFDAQARLHLPGGVLELAWAGPGTPVFLTGPAVTVFEGTLAA